AGAACAATATCGTAAGGGACTGATTACTGATGGTGAACGATATAACAAGATCATTGATATCTGGACAAAAGTTACTGATGATGTAGCAGCAGAAATGATGAAAGAACTTTCTGTAGAAATAGTAGAGAATGAAAAAGGAGAAAAGAAAGAAGTACTTTCATTTAACCCCATTTTTATGATGGCGGATTCAGGAGCCAGAGGTAGTAAAGATCAAATTAGACAATTAGCTGGTATGCGTGGATTAATGGCTAAACCTTCAGGCGAAATTATTGAAACACCTATTACTGCTAACTTTAGAGAGGGTCTTACAGTACTTCAATACTTTATCTCCACACATGGGGCTAGAAAAGGTTTAGCAGATACTGCTTTAAAAACAGCTAATGCCGGTTATCTTACTCGTAGACTTATAGATGTTGCCCATGAATGCGTAGTAAGAGAAGAAGATTGCGGTACTATTGATGGCATTGAGATAGAACCCCTAATAGAGTCTGGTGAGATTATTCAAACAGTAGGTCAGCGTGTGCTTGGTAGAGTAGCCCTAGAAGACATTGTTGACCCTTATACTGGTGAGGTAATTGTTAAAGCTAATGAAGAAATTGATGAAGAAGCAGCTAGAAAGATAGATGAAGCAGGTTTAGATAAAGTAAAAATTCGTTCTGTACTTACTTGCCAAACTAAATGGGGTGTATGTGCTAAATGTTATGGACGTGATTTAGCTACTGGAAAACTTGTAAATATTGGTGAGGCTGTTGGTATTATTGCTGCTCAATCTATCGGTGAACCTGGCACACAGCTTACTATGCGCACTTTCCATATTGGTGGAACAGCAAGAAAAACAGTAGAACAAAGCACTTTAGAAACAAAATATGGTGGACAAGTAAAATTTATCAATTTAAATGTGGTTGAAACTAAAGAAGGTGATTTAGTGGTAATGAACCGACATGGTGAACTTGCTATTATGGAAGGTGATCGTGAAAGAGAACGTTATCCAGTTATTTATGGAGCTAGATTAAAAGTAAAAGAGGGAGAGAAAGTAAATCCTGGCCAATTATTAGCAGAATGGGACCCTTATGCCTCACCTATTTTAACAGAATTAACTGGAAGGGTTAAATTTGAAGATATTATTGAAGGTATAACTATTAAAGAAAGTGTAGACCCTGTGACAAGCCGTATTAGTAAAGTAGTAATGGAATATAGAGGTACTCCTCACCGTCCTCGTATTTCCATTGTAGATGAAAATGGCAATATAATGAAGACTAAGACAGGTAGTGATGCAACTTATTATTTGCCTGTAAGAGCATTGATTGTAGTAGAGGATGGAGAAAAAGTTTATGCAGGAGACATATTAGCAAAAATCCTTAGAGAAACTACAAAAACTAAAGATATTACTGGTGGTTTACCAAGAGTAGCTGATCTGTTTGAAGTAAGAAGACCAAAAGAGCATGCAGTCATTACTGAAATTGATGGTTATGTTTCCTTTGGTAAAGAAGAAAGAGGTAAAAGAAAAATCATTGTTACTCCAGAAGTAGGTGAAGCAAGAGTTTATTTTGTTTCTCCAGATGTACATATTACTGTTCATGAAGGAGATTATGTCCGTGCTGGTGAACCTCTTACTGAAGGACCAATTAATCCTCATGACTTATTAAGAGTAAGAGGATTAAAAGAAACAGCAAAATATCTCCTAAATGAAATCCAAGAAGTCTATCGACTCCAAGGTGTAAAAATTCATGATAAACATATTGAAATTATTATAAGACAGATGATGAAAAAAGTAAAAATTGTGGATGCAGGTGATACTGACTTTGTTGTAGGTGAATTAGTAGAAAAGAATGTTTTTGAAGAAGAAAACCAAAAAATAATAGCAAAAGGTTTAAAACCTGCTCAAGCTGAACCAGTATTAGTAGGTATTACTAAGGCTTCTTTGGGAACAGAAAGCTTTATTTCTGCTGCTTCCTTCCAAGAAACTACTAGAGTTCTAACTGATGCAGCTGTAGCTGGAAAAGTAGATTATTTAAGAGGATTAAAAGAAAATGTTATTATTGGACGTCTTATCCCTGCTGGTACAGGATTAGAAACATATCGTTCAGTAGAAATTACTACAACAGAACCTGAAGAAATAGAAGAAAAGATTGAAAGAGTGGAAGAAGCAGAAGTAGCAGAAAGGGCAGCTTCATAAGAGGACTTGACAAAAATAAGAAAACTTGTAATAAAACAAGCTTTGTCTTGTCTAGAAATGGAGGTTATTTAAGATGCCAACAATTAATCAATTAGTTCGATATGGAAGAGAAAAAGTTAAAAAGAAAAGCTCTGCTCCAGCCCTTGGTAGCTGTCCACAGAAGCGTGGTGTATGTATACGTGTTTATACCACTACACCTAAAAAACCAAACTCTGCTTTAAGAAAAGTATGTCGTGTTCGTTTAACAAATGGTATGGAAGTTACTGCTTATATTCCTGGTATTGGCCATAACTTACAAGAACATTCAGTAGTATTAATCCGTGGTGGGCGTATTAAAGACTTACCTGGAGTTCGTTATCAAGTAATTCGTGGTGCATTAGATGCAGCAGGTGTTCAAGATAGACGAAAGAGTCGTTCACGTTATGGGGCTAAAAAACCAAAATAATGAGGTTTAAAGATGCCAAGAAAAGGGCCTGTACCAAGACGAGAAATATTGCCTGATCCAAAATATGGAAGTGTGCTTGTTGCAAAGTTTATCAATTGTATGATGCGTGATGGCAAAAAAAGTGTTGCAGAATCCATTTTTTATGATGCAATGGAAATTATCGCTGAAAAGACAGGAAAAAACCCATTAGAAGTTTTTGAAAAGGCAGTGGAAAATGTTAAGCCTATATTAGAAGTAAAATCTCGTCGAGTAGGTGGAGCTACTTATCAAGTACCTGTAGAAGTAAGACCAGAAAGACAAGTTAGTTTAGCTATAAAATGGATTATTCAAAGTGCTAGAGCAAGGAGTGAAAGGGGAATGGTAAAAAAACTTGCAAATGAATTATTGGATGCTTATAACAACCGTGGTAGTGCTATAAAAAAGAAAGAAGATACCCATCGTATGGCAGAAGCAAACCGGGCATTTGCTCATTATAGGTGGTAAAGTGGGAAGGATTGTTCCAATTGAGAAAGTTAGAAATATAGGGTTTATGGCACACATAGATGCAGGTAAAACAACAACAACAGAAAGAGTACTATATTATACAGGAATTTCGCATAGATTAGGTGAAGTCCATGAAGGAACAGCTATCATGGACTTTATGGAACAAGAAAGAGAACGTGGTATTACTATTACTTCAGCTGCTACTACTTGTTTTTGGAAAGGTCATCGTATCAACATCATAGATACACCTGGTCATGTAGACTTTACTGTTGAAGTAGAAAGATCATTACGTGTATTGGATGGTGCCATTATTATTTTTTGTGCTGTAGGTGGAGTAGAACCTCAGTCAGAAACAGTTTGGCGACAGGCTGATAAATATAAAGTACCTAGACTTGCCTTTATTAATAAAATGGATAGAATTGGCGCTGATTTTGAAGGATGTATAAAGATGATAGCAGATAGGCTGCAGGCTAATCCTATTCCTATTCAAATACC
This genomic stretch from Candidatus Desulfofervidus auxilii harbors:
- the rpoC gene encoding DNA-directed RNA polymerase subunit beta', translating into MTLEDLYNLFSKPMDPADIKGIRISLASPEKIREWSHGEVKKPETINYRTFKPEKDGLFCARIFGPVKDYECLCGKYRRMKHRGIVCERCGVEVISSKVRRERMGHIELASPVAHIWFVKSVPSKIGNLLDLTVRDLERVIYFESFIVIDPKDTPLKKCQILSEEQYQEARAKYGNNFKAGMGAEAIRELLRELDLHKLAEEIKQQLKNTASEATRKKLAKRLRIVNAFIESGNKPEWMILEVIPVLPPDLRPLVPLDGGRFATSDLNDLYRRVINRNNRLKRLIELEAPEIIIRNEKRMLQEAVDVLFENGRRGRTVTGSNGRPLKSLSDMLKGKQGRFRQNLLGKRVDYSGRSVIVIGPELRLHQCGLPKKMALELFKPFIYHHLEKKGFATTIKSAKRMVEKETPEVWDALEEVVREHPVLLNRAPTLHRLSIQAFEPVLIEGKAIQLHPLVCPPYNADFDGDQMAVHVPLSLEAQTEARVLMMSTNNILSPAHGGPIILPTQDIVLGLYYLTKEKPFVKGEGMIFSSPEEVRMAYDAKEVALHAKIKVRINGKLVETTVGRILLKEILPEQIPFELINKPIRKKDIANLISECYRRTGLKSTVIVCDKLKDLGFAMATQSGLSIAIDHLVIPKRKKEILENAYKEVQEIEEQYRKGLITDGERYNKIIDIWTKVTDDVAAEMMKELSVEIVENEKGEKKEVLSFNPIFMMADSGARGSKDQIRQLAGMRGLMAKPSGEIIETPITANFREGLTVLQYFISTHGARKGLADTALKTANAGYLTRRLIDVAHECVVREEDCGTIDGIEIEPLIESGEIIQTVGQRVLGRVALEDIVDPYTGEVIVKANEEIDEEAARKIDEAGLDKVKIRSVLTCQTKWGVCAKCYGRDLATGKLVNIGEAVGIIAAQSIGEPGTQLTMRTFHIGGTARKTVEQSTLETKYGGQVKFINLNVVETKEGDLVVMNRHGELAIMEGDRERERYPVIYGARLKVKEGEKVNPGQLLAEWDPYASPILTELTGRVKFEDIIEGITIKESVDPVTSRISKVVMEYRGTPHRPRISIVDENGNIMKTKTGSDATYYLPVRALIVVEDGEKVYAGDILAKILRETTKTKDITGGLPRVADLFEVRRPKEHAVITEIDGYVSFGKEERGKRKIIVTPEVGEARVYFVSPDVHITVHEGDYVRAGEPLTEGPINPHDLLRVRGLKETAKYLLNEIQEVYRLQGVKIHDKHIEIIIRQMMKKVKIVDAGDTDFVVGELVEKNVFEEENQKIIAKGLKPAQAEPVLVGITKASLGTESFISAASFQETTRVLTDAAVAGKVDYLRGLKENVIIGRLIPAGTGLETYRSVEITTTEPEEIEEKIERVEEAEVAERAAS
- the rpsL gene encoding 30S ribosomal protein S12 — encoded protein: MPTINQLVRYGREKVKKKSSAPALGSCPQKRGVCIRVYTTTPKKPNSALRKVCRVRLTNGMEVTAYIPGIGHNLQEHSVVLIRGGRIKDLPGVRYQVIRGALDAAGVQDRRKSRSRYGAKKPK
- the rpsG gene encoding 30S ribosomal protein S7, which translates into the protein MPRKGPVPRREILPDPKYGSVLVAKFINCMMRDGKKSVAESIFYDAMEIIAEKTGKNPLEVFEKAVENVKPILEVKSRRVGGATYQVPVEVRPERQVSLAIKWIIQSARARSERGMVKKLANELLDAYNNRGSAIKKKEDTHRMAEANRAFAHYRW